A genomic region of Lycium ferocissimum isolate CSIRO_LF1 unplaced genomic scaffold, AGI_CSIRO_Lferr_CH_V1 ctg6363, whole genome shotgun sequence contains the following coding sequences:
- the LOC132045226 gene encoding putative clathrin assembly protein At5g57200, with protein MDSFRKAYGALKDSTKVGLAKVNSEFKDLDIAIVKATNHVESPPKERHVAMIFAATSVTRPRADVAYCIHALSRRLAKTRNWIVALKTLIVIHRVLREGDPTFKEELLHFSHRGHIFQISNFKDDSSTLAWDCSAWVRTYGLFLEERLECFRTLKYDIEAERLTKTSPGINKVHSRTRLLNGEELLEQLPALQQLLYRLIGCQPEGGACYNFLIQYALALVLKESFKIYCAINDGIINLVDFFFEMSKHDAIKALNIYKRAGKQAESLAHFYDFCRGLDLARTFQFPVLKQPPASFLATMEEYIREAPQTGSMSCRRLEYRETKQEPEEPKEPILEERAEQVEEAEVDKEEEVEAQEEPQSEKLEETPPLISNEEPVDLLGLNQVDPKVAELEESNALALAIIQPGKENPSASYQLSEIGSTSGWELALVTASSNNTSQVTHDKKLAGGFDKLLLDSLYEDDATRRQIQLQNAGYDAGYGYEIPGKNPFNQHDPFAMSNNIAPPTNVQMAIMAQQQQQQQQLMMQQQQFLQQNMMMVSHTQYQGQYPQQVPYMGSANPFGDPFCYQQSSMPPKGNQSLL; from the exons ATGGATAGCTTTAGAAAAGCTTATGGGGCACTTAAAGATTCAACCAAGGTTGGCCTAGCCAAGGTCAACAGTGAATTTAAG GATTTGGATATCGCGATTGTTAAGGCAACAAATCACGTTGAAAGCCCTCCAAAAGAAAGGCATGTTGCAA TGATATTTGCTGCAACATCGGTTACACGTCCACGAGCAGATGTTGCCTACTGCATTCATGCACTCTCTAGACGGTTGGCAAAGACACGCAACTGGATT GTTGCACTAAAGACACTGATAGTTATTCACAGAGTTCTGAGAGAAGGTGACCCTACATTTAAAGAAGAGTTGCTGCATTTCTCTCACAGAGGACATATTTTCCAAATATCAAACTTTAAGGATGACTCAAGTACACTTG CCTGGGATTGCTCCGCATGGGTACGGACTTATGGACTCTTTCTGGAGGAAAGACTTGAGTGTTTTAGGACTTTGAAGTATGATATTGAGGCAGAAAGATTGACTAAAACTTCACCAGGAATTAACAAG GTGCATAGCAGAACAAGGCTCTTAAATGGTGAAGAACTATTAGAGCAGCTCCCAGCATTGCAGCAGCTTCTCTATCGTTTGATTGGTTGCCAG CCTGAAGGAGGAGCTTGCTACAACTTTCTTATTCAGTATGCCTTAGCACTG GTTTTGAAGGAGAGCTTCAAGATCTATTGTGCAATCAACGACGGCATTATAAACCTTGTTGATTTT TTTTTTGAAATGTCCAAGCATGATGCTATAAAAGCTCTCAACATATATAAAAGAGCTGGGAAACAG GCTGAAAGTCTAGCTCATTTTTATGACTTCTGCAGAGGGTTGGATCTTGCTCGGACATTTCAGTTTCCTGTTTTGAAACAG CCTCCTGCTTCCTTCCTGGCAACTATGGAGGAATACATAAGAGAAGCACCTCAGACAGGTTCCATGTCATGTAGGAGGCTG GAGTACAGAGAAACAAAGCAAGAACCTGAAGAACCTAAAGAACCTATCCTTGAAGAAAGGGCAGAACAAGTTGAAGAGGCTGAAGTTGATAAAGAAGAAGAGGTTGAAGCACAAGAGGAACCTCAGTCTGAAAAATTAGAAGAAACTCCACCACTTATATCAAATGAAGAGCCTGTTGATTTGTTG GGTTTGAATCAAGTGGATCCAAAAGTTGCAGAATTAGAGGAAAGCAACGCGTTGGCTCTTGCGATTATTCAACCTG GTAAAGAAAATCCATCAGCAAGTTATCAATTGAGTGAAATTGGAAGCACGTCAGGATGGGAACTGGCTCTTGTTACTGCATCGAGCAACAACACGAGCCAAGTCACACATGATAAAAAATTG GCTGGGGGATTCGACAAGTTATTACTTGACAGCTTGTATGAAGATGATGCAACTAGAAGGCAAATACAACTGCAAAATGCTGGCTATGATGCAGGATACGGGTATGAAATCCCTGGCAAGAATCCATTCAATCAACATGACCCCTTTGCGATGTCAAACAACATAGCACCTCCAACAAATGTACAAATGGCAATAATGGctcagcagcaacaacaacaacaacaactaatgatgcaacaacaacaattcctgcaacaaaatatgatgatggtATCACATACTCAGTATCAAGGTCAATATCCTCAACAAGTTCCATACATGGGGTCCGCAAACCCTTTTGGAGATCCCTTCTGCTATCAACAGAGCTCAATGCCACCAAAGGGAAACCAGTCACTTCTTTAG